One Terriglobales bacterium DNA segment encodes these proteins:
- the lysA gene encoding diaminopimelate decarboxylase: protein MHCEAVSLSRLADKFGTPLYVYSGSMIRERYRTFDRVFKTPHTVCYSVKANSNLGILRLLSSLGCGFDVISGGELERVLKVSRKAARNVVFSGVGKQVDELDRALRADILLFNVESEAELELLAARAERLKKLARVALRVNPDVPAETHPYISTGLQQHKFGIPIGEARRLYARAADSLFLEVAGVSVHIGSQITSIDPFAAAMERVAELVRQLRNDGHTIQYVDAGGGLGIAYEKPQPNSFSEYASQYAEAVSQPLRGLKVHVLLEPGRAIVGPAGVLLTRVLYRKSNASKSFVVVDAAMNDLLRPALYSAFHEIVPIQSRAAKQELVDVVGPVCETGDFLARDRNLPAVKEGELLAILDVGAYGMVLASNYNTRPRPAEILVEGSKARMIRKRETVAELMRGEK from the coding sequence TTGCACTGCGAGGCTGTATCGCTGTCCCGGCTGGCGGACAAGTTCGGCACTCCTCTTTACGTTTATTCCGGCAGCATGATTCGCGAGCGGTACCGCACTTTTGATCGGGTGTTTAAGACTCCGCATACCGTCTGCTATTCAGTAAAGGCGAACTCCAACCTGGGGATCCTGCGGCTGCTGTCTTCGCTGGGCTGCGGCTTCGATGTGATCTCAGGCGGCGAACTGGAGCGGGTATTGAAAGTGAGCCGTAAAGCGGCGCGAAACGTCGTTTTCTCTGGAGTGGGCAAGCAGGTTGACGAACTGGACCGCGCCCTGCGAGCCGACATCCTGCTCTTCAATGTGGAAAGCGAGGCGGAACTCGAGCTGCTCGCGGCACGCGCCGAACGCTTAAAAAAGCTTGCCCGGGTGGCGCTGCGAGTGAACCCGGACGTGCCGGCAGAAACGCATCCCTATATTTCAACCGGACTGCAGCAGCATAAATTTGGAATTCCGATTGGTGAAGCGCGCCGCCTCTATGCGCGCGCTGCCGACAGTCTCTTCCTGGAGGTTGCTGGCGTCAGCGTGCACATCGGTTCGCAGATCACCTCGATAGACCCGTTTGCGGCAGCGATGGAGAGGGTGGCAGAGCTGGTTCGTCAATTGCGGAATGATGGGCACACGATCCAGTACGTGGATGCAGGCGGAGGTCTGGGAATCGCGTATGAAAAGCCGCAGCCCAACAGCTTCTCGGAATACGCCAGCCAATATGCGGAAGCCGTAAGCCAGCCGCTACGCGGGTTGAAAGTTCATGTGTTACTTGAACCTGGGCGCGCGATTGTTGGACCGGCAGGTGTACTGCTAACCCGTGTTTTGTACAGGAAAAGTAACGCCAGCAAGTCTTTCGTAGTAGTAGACGCGGCGATGAACGATTTGCTGCGGCCAGCGCTGTACAGCGCATTTCACGAAATTGTGCCAATACAGAGCAGAGCGGCGAAGCAGGAATTGGTGGATGTGGTGGGGCCGGTGTGCGAGACGGGAGACTTCCTGGCGCGAGACCGCAATTTACCAGCCGTGAAAGAGGGCGAATTATTGGCAATCCTGGATGTGGGAGCATATGGAATGGTGTTAGCGTCGAATTACAACACGCGGCCACGTCCGGCAGAGATATTAGTGGAAGGAAGTAAGGCGCGGATGATCCGCAAGCGTGAGACAGTGGCGGAATTGATGCGGGGGGAGAAATAG
- a CDS encoding SpoIIE family protein phosphatase translates to MESAEAQLAPVPVVEPLLLEVADVVNTTLDLDTTLQRVAELVRRVIDYEIFAILLLNEKTQELRARFQIGYPKEIAEQMRVKMGEGVTGQAAQRREAVLVGNVLEDQHYISAIPLVRSELAVPLIVKDKVIGVIDLEAPQRNYFTEEHKRLLTLIASRIAIGIENARLYTRTNRQARTLLVLNEISRELTSILNLDQLLKRIGELLSRLIDYQMFSVLLLDSTESILQHRFSLRFKTNVHLKQDIPLDRGLVGYAARHRTGVLVPDVKKDPRYIELNPETRSELCVPLIYKDKVIGVLDLEHTRVGYFTEDHMRTLTTLAAQVAIAIENARLYEEIARQERRLERDLALAHALQLRLLPQTLPRLNNLEVAARFVPARAIGGDLYDFLSYSLSRTAIVVGDVSGKGAPAAIYAALVSGILRSHCAAEPSPAEMLSAVNLSLGERPIEAQFVSIIYALWDDVQRNLQIASSGLPRPIYCHDGKLERVEATGLPLGLFAEADFEELSFNPRPGDLFVLFSDGILDARNRDGELFGRERLEKVVSKVASGSAQEVVDAIFSAMGEHAAGVEAFDDATVVALKVKSKTAKTK, encoded by the coding sequence GTGGAAAGTGCTGAGGCCCAACTCGCTCCGGTACCGGTCGTCGAGCCGTTACTGCTCGAAGTAGCGGACGTGGTCAATACCACACTTGACCTGGATACTACGCTCCAGCGCGTGGCGGAATTAGTGCGCCGGGTAATTGATTACGAGATTTTTGCGATCCTGCTCCTGAACGAGAAAACCCAAGAGCTGCGCGCCCGCTTCCAGATTGGCTATCCCAAGGAAATTGCAGAGCAGATGCGGGTGAAAATGGGTGAAGGGGTCACCGGCCAGGCGGCGCAGCGGCGTGAAGCCGTGCTGGTGGGGAATGTTCTGGAGGACCAGCACTACATTAGCGCCATTCCGCTCGTGCGCTCGGAACTTGCCGTGCCGCTGATCGTTAAGGACAAGGTCATTGGCGTGATTGATCTGGAAGCGCCGCAACGCAATTACTTCACCGAAGAACATAAACGTTTACTGACCCTGATCGCATCGCGTATAGCAATCGGGATCGAGAATGCTCGTTTGTACACTCGCACCAACCGCCAGGCGCGAACGTTGCTAGTGCTGAATGAGATCAGCCGCGAGCTGACATCAATCCTCAACCTCGACCAGTTATTGAAGCGCATCGGGGAACTTCTGAGCCGGCTGATCGACTATCAGATGTTCAGCGTTTTGCTGCTGGACTCCACCGAGAGCATCCTGCAACACCGGTTCTCACTGAGGTTTAAGACGAATGTGCATCTGAAGCAGGACATCCCTCTCGATCGGGGACTGGTGGGGTACGCGGCGCGCCATCGTACCGGGGTGCTGGTTCCGGACGTCAAGAAAGATCCTCGATATATCGAACTGAATCCGGAGACCAGGTCGGAGCTTTGTGTTCCGTTGATCTATAAGGACAAAGTGATTGGTGTGCTTGATCTCGAACACACCCGCGTGGGCTACTTCACCGAAGACCATATGCGTACGCTGACAACGCTGGCGGCGCAGGTGGCGATTGCGATTGAAAATGCACGGCTGTATGAGGAGATTGCGCGGCAGGAAAGACGGCTGGAACGCGACCTTGCACTGGCGCACGCGCTGCAACTGAGGCTGCTTCCACAGACGTTGCCGAGGCTGAACAATTTGGAAGTGGCGGCGCGGTTTGTGCCAGCACGGGCGATCGGCGGCGATCTGTACGATTTTCTTTCATATTCACTTTCACGCACCGCGATTGTGGTAGGCGACGTGAGCGGCAAAGGAGCCCCGGCTGCCATCTATGCCGCACTAGTCAGCGGGATTTTGCGGTCACATTGTGCGGCGGAACCTTCGCCGGCCGAGATGCTTTCCGCGGTAAACCTGTCCTTGGGTGAGCGGCCGATAGAGGCGCAGTTCGTTTCCATCATTTATGCCTTGTGGGACGATGTGCAACGCAACCTGCAAATCGCAAGTTCTGGATTGCCGCGTCCCATTTACTGCCACGACGGGAAACTGGAGCGAGTGGAGGCTACGGGGCTGCCGCTGGGACTCTTTGCGGAGGCGGATTTCGAGGAGCTGAGCTTCAATCCGCGTCCGGGCGATCTGTTCGTGCTATTTAGCGATGGGATACTCGATGCTCGCAACCGTGACGGCGAGCTTTTTGGCCGGGAGCGCCTGGAAAAAGTTGTCTCCAAAGTGGCTAGCGGATCCGCGCAGGAAGTTGTGGACGCAATCTTTTCGGCGATGGGAGAACACGCAGCTGGGGTTGAAGCCTTCGATGACGCTACCGTTGTGGCGCTCAAAGTTAAAAGCAAAACGGCAAAAACAAAGTGA
- the deoC gene encoding deoxyribose-phosphate aldolase, which translates to MSQTSLVTPPAQTTFKDWQSAARLIDHSLLRPDTTRQEIVKLCKEAQRYRFATVCVQQCWVAQAVSELNGSGIKVDVPIGFPQGAMLTTVKRFEAAEVLKLGAGEIDMVLNIGALKSGESKFVENDIRAVAERAHDGNAILKVILEMTLLTPDEKRLACELSLAAGADFVKTSTGLVGGATEEDVRLMRSVVGERAGIKASGGVRNAADMAKMVAAGATRIGTSSGVSIVRELGAPE; encoded by the coding sequence ATGTCACAGACTTCGCTGGTCACTCCGCCGGCTCAAACGACATTCAAGGATTGGCAATCGGCAGCCCGGCTTATTGATCACAGCTTACTGCGGCCCGATACGACGCGACAAGAGATCGTGAAGCTGTGCAAGGAAGCGCAGCGTTACCGGTTTGCAACCGTTTGCGTGCAGCAGTGTTGGGTGGCGCAGGCAGTTTCAGAACTGAACGGCAGCGGAATCAAAGTGGATGTACCCATCGGTTTCCCACAGGGCGCCATGCTGACCACGGTGAAGCGTTTTGAGGCTGCCGAGGTATTGAAGCTGGGCGCGGGCGAAATTGACATGGTGCTCAACATCGGCGCGCTTAAATCTGGAGAGAGCAAATTTGTGGAGAACGACATCCGCGCGGTGGCTGAACGAGCACACGACGGCAACGCTATACTTAAAGTAATACTTGAAATGACGCTTCTCACCCCAGACGAGAAGCGGCTGGCCTGCGAGTTGTCACTGGCTGCTGGCGCAGATTTTGTAAAGACGTCTACCGGGCTGGTGGGCGGCGCGACGGAAGAGGATGTTCGTCTGATGCGTTCGGTGGTCGGAGAGCGCGCCGGAATAAAAGCTTCTGGCGGAGTTCGCAACGCCGCCGATATGGCGAAGATGGTCGCTGCCGGCGCCACCCGTATTGGAACCAGCTCAGGGGTCAGCATCGTGCGCGAGCTCGGCGCTCCCGAATAA
- the hpt gene encoding hypoxanthine phosphoribosyltransferase has translation MRVSELKVLLSREQIARRVAELAAQITADYAGQSVIFIGVLKGAAIFLSDLARQVQLDASFDFIGVSSYGDQKGRPGEGNPRERSRTWDSSGEVRLTKDVEHSMGGKNVLLVEDILDTGLTLTYIKNMLAAHQPKSLRMVTLLDKPSRRIKPLQADYVGFTIPDQFVVGYGMDFAERYRNLPDICVMGEGAS, from the coding sequence ATGCGCGTGTCAGAGCTCAAGGTCCTTCTCAGTCGGGAGCAGATCGCGCGTAGAGTGGCCGAGCTGGCGGCGCAGATTACCGCGGACTACGCCGGGCAGTCGGTCATTTTTATCGGGGTACTTAAAGGAGCGGCAATTTTTCTGAGCGATCTGGCCCGGCAGGTGCAGCTCGATGCCAGTTTCGACTTTATCGGGGTGAGCAGTTACGGCGATCAAAAGGGGCGACCGGGAGAGGGCAATCCAAGGGAGAGGTCGCGGACTTGGGATTCCAGCGGAGAAGTGCGCCTAACCAAAGATGTGGAGCACTCAATGGGCGGCAAAAACGTGCTGCTGGTGGAAGACATTCTGGACACAGGACTGACGCTTACGTATATCAAAAACATGCTGGCGGCACACCAGCCGAAGTCGCTAAGGATGGTGACGTTGTTGGACAAGCCGTCGCGGCGAATTAAGCCCTTGCAAGCCGACTATGTGGGCTTCACGATTCCTGACCAGTTTGTGGTGGGCTATGGGATGGACTTTGCCGAACGATATCGCAACCTGCCAGATATTTGCGTTATGGGTGAGGGGGCATCGTAG
- a CDS encoding rhodanese-like domain-containing protein has protein sequence MPLPEFQQLVQEAKSHICEITAADLQAMQQAGEDFALIDVREKDDAAKGTIPGATNISRGVLEYSIDQVTTDKNRKIVLYCGGGSRSALAAWNLKKMGFKNVLSLAGGYRGWDQSQKRQTEK, from the coding sequence ATGCCACTGCCTGAATTTCAGCAACTGGTTCAAGAAGCCAAGAGTCATATCTGCGAGATCACCGCGGCCGATCTACAGGCTATGCAACAGGCGGGTGAGGATTTTGCTCTTATTGACGTACGCGAAAAAGATGATGCGGCCAAGGGCACAATTCCCGGTGCAACCAATATCTCCCGCGGTGTGTTGGAGTACAGCATTGATCAGGTAACTACCGACAAGAACAGAAAAATCGTGCTCTACTGCGGTGGTGGCAGCCGGTCCGCTCTGGCCGCCTGGAACCTCAAAAAGATGGGCTTCAAGAACGTTCTCTCCCTGGCGGGCGGTTATCGCGGATGGGACCAATCGCAAAAGAGGCAGACCGAAAAGTAA
- a CDS encoding metal-dependent hydrolase — MELNGVKLTWLGHSTFRIETPGGKTLLIDPWVMGNPMCPEKEKTIKKLDVMLCTHGHFDHIGDAVQICKRHNPTVVGIFELCNWLEKKGAKMISPMNKGGSQAVDDIRVTMVHADHSCGILDGDQIIYGGEPCGYVIEFKNGIKIYHAGDTNVFGDMQIIRELYAPDIVMLPIGDLYTMSPREAAYACKLLQPKFVVPMHFGTFPPLTGKPSELRRLAKDVEIIEMQPGQTLT, encoded by the coding sequence ATGGAACTGAATGGCGTGAAGCTGACGTGGCTGGGGCATTCTACTTTTCGCATTGAAACTCCCGGCGGCAAGACTCTACTTATTGACCCTTGGGTCATGGGCAATCCCATGTGCCCGGAAAAAGAGAAGACCATCAAGAAGCTCGACGTCATGCTCTGTACTCACGGTCATTTCGACCACATCGGTGACGCGGTACAGATTTGCAAGCGCCATAATCCCACCGTGGTGGGCATCTTCGAGCTATGCAACTGGCTGGAGAAAAAAGGCGCCAAGATGATTTCTCCTATGAACAAAGGCGGAAGCCAGGCGGTGGACGACATTCGCGTCACCATGGTTCACGCTGACCACTCCTGCGGCATTCTCGATGGCGACCAGATCATTTATGGCGGCGAGCCTTGTGGCTACGTGATCGAATTTAAGAACGGAATCAAGATCTACCACGCTGGCGATACCAACGTCTTCGGTGATATGCAGATCATCCGCGAACTCTATGCCCCCGACATTGTCATGCTGCCCATCGGCGATCTCTACACCATGTCACCGCGCGAGGCTGCCTACGCCTGCAAACTGCTCCAGCCAAAATTTGTTGTCCCCATGCACTTTGGTACCTTCCCGCCGCTTACCGGAAAGCCGAGCGAACTCAGGCGGCTGGCCAAAGATGTCGAAATAATTGAAATGCAACCTGGGCAAACCCTAACTTAG
- a CDS encoding O-methyltransferase → MPSEAEVRAYWRMGGITHGAVEDYLYSILPERDPALRDMEADAAARSVPIVGPAVGRLLYQLGKMINARTVFEMGSAIGYSTVWWARAVGEGGRVIYTDGSQKNADLARRNLERAGVLDRVTIKVGDAIEILSEQKEAFDIVFNDIDKDDYPRAFRVAAPRVRKGGLFVADNVLWSGKVAQPEGRADAPTKAILEFNRLLYSSPEFFTTIIPLRDGVAVALKA, encoded by the coding sequence ATGCCAAGCGAAGCGGAAGTGCGCGCCTACTGGCGTATGGGTGGCATCACCCACGGCGCTGTCGAGGATTACCTTTATTCAATCCTTCCTGAGCGCGACCCTGCGTTGCGCGACATGGAAGCCGATGCCGCAGCGCGCAGTGTTCCTATCGTCGGTCCCGCCGTCGGTCGTCTGCTCTATCAGCTTGGAAAAATGATCAACGCTCGCACCGTCTTTGAGATGGGTTCAGCCATCGGCTACTCCACAGTTTGGTGGGCGCGCGCGGTCGGAGAGGGCGGTCGCGTGATCTACACCGATGGCAGCCAGAAGAATGCCGATCTCGCCCGCCGCAACCTGGAACGCGCAGGAGTGCTCGACCGCGTGACCATCAAGGTCGGAGACGCGATCGAAATTCTCTCCGAGCAGAAGGAAGCGTTCGACATCGTCTTTAACGACATAGATAAAGACGACTATCCACGCGCCTTTCGTGTAGCCGCGCCTCGCGTCCGCAAGGGCGGTCTTTTTGTTGCGGATAACGTGCTGTGGAGCGGCAAGGTTGCCCAGCCCGAGGGCCGGGCCGATGCGCCTACCAAAGCGATTCTGGAATTTAATCGGCTCTTATACAGCTCACCAGAATTTTTCACCACCATTATTCCTCTTCGCGACGGCGTAGCTGTAGCGCTGAAGGCATAG
- the bshB1 gene encoding bacillithiol biosynthesis deacetylase BshB1: MTAPSLDVLAIAAHRDDVEQTCGGTLLKMAQLGHRTGILDLTRGEMGTRGTAEDRAQEAQQAARVLQVAWREALDIPDGRVENTWDNRLKVARVVRQQRPRVVVLPYWKGRHPDHYICSVLGYEACFLAGLGKLELGAAPHRPFKIVYATLYYDIRPSFVVDITEQFEARLQSIYAYKSQFSDQAAGAGDFPAHADIRERVAAMARYYGMFAGVKYAEPFLQKEVGLVEDLTAVPVKSI, from the coding sequence ATGACCGCGCCTTCGCTCGACGTTCTCGCCATTGCGGCGCACCGCGACGACGTGGAACAGACTTGTGGGGGCACGCTGCTGAAGATGGCACAGCTTGGACATCGCACGGGAATTCTTGATCTGACACGTGGCGAGATGGGAACACGGGGAACGGCCGAAGATCGGGCGCAGGAAGCGCAACAGGCAGCCAGAGTTTTGCAGGTTGCGTGGCGAGAGGCGCTGGACATTCCCGATGGGCGGGTAGAGAACACTTGGGACAATCGGCTGAAAGTTGCGCGAGTGGTAAGGCAGCAGCGCCCGCGGGTCGTGGTCCTGCCCTATTGGAAAGGGCGGCATCCGGACCACTACATTTGTTCGGTGCTGGGATATGAAGCTTGCTTCCTGGCGGGGCTGGGGAAGTTGGAGCTGGGAGCGGCGCCACATCGTCCGTTCAAGATCGTGTACGCAACGCTCTATTACGACATTCGACCGAGCTTTGTGGTGGACATCACCGAGCAGTTTGAGGCACGGCTGCAATCAATTTATGCGTATAAGTCGCAGTTTTCCGATCAGGCGGCAGGGGCGGGCGACTTCCCTGCCCATGCCGACATCCGGGAACGAGTGGCAGCTATGGCCCGATACTACGGCATGTTTGCTGGTGTGAAGTACGCTGAGCCGTTTCTGCAGAAGGAAGTGGGCTTGGTGGAGGATTTGACGGCGGTGCCGGTGAAGTCAATATGA
- a CDS encoding farnesyl diphosphate synthase, with translation MLQQTLEKGRRLADAALERLLPPATQYPPSIHEAMRHSVMAGGKRLRPILCMEAARMIGERNSGSKLPDGVDELGAALEMLHTYSLIHDDLPALDNDDLRRGRPTSHKVFGEATAILAGDALQTYAYEVLARLRCPAERRVQIIEEVAHATGTVDGMIGGQVMDLEAQHTRPDAKTLEYIHRSKTAALITASVVTGGLYAGANKNSVGQLRAFGRAIGLAFQIVDDILDVTQSSEQLGKTAGKDTATEKATYPALFGVEESQRRADELVQSGCAALDSFGEPAKTLKGLAKFLVERKK, from the coding sequence ATGCTCCAGCAGACACTTGAAAAGGGACGCCGTCTGGCGGATGCGGCGCTTGAACGCCTGCTGCCGCCAGCAACACAGTATCCACCATCTATCCATGAGGCGATGCGTCACAGCGTGATGGCGGGGGGCAAGCGACTACGCCCCATCTTGTGCATGGAAGCGGCGCGGATGATCGGTGAAAGAAATAGCGGCAGCAAGTTGCCTGATGGCGTGGACGAGCTTGGGGCCGCGCTGGAGATGCTACACACCTACTCACTGATCCACGACGACCTCCCGGCACTCGACAACGATGACCTGCGGCGAGGGCGCCCGACATCGCATAAAGTTTTCGGCGAGGCCACGGCGATTCTGGCCGGCGATGCGCTGCAGACATATGCCTATGAGGTGTTGGCACGGCTGCGTTGTCCCGCGGAGCGGAGAGTGCAGATCATTGAGGAGGTGGCGCATGCTACGGGGACGGTGGACGGCATGATTGGCGGCCAGGTAATGGACCTCGAGGCCCAGCACACCCGGCCTGACGCGAAGACACTGGAGTACATTCATCGCTCAAAGACCGCGGCGCTGATTACCGCCTCTGTCGTGACTGGCGGTCTTTATGCTGGAGCCAACAAGAATAGCGTAGGGCAGTTGCGGGCGTTTGGGCGTGCGATTGGCCTGGCATTCCAAATTGTGGACGACATTCTGGACGTGACCCAGTCATCGGAGCAATTAGGTAAAACCGCCGGTAAAGACACGGCCACAGAAAAGGCCACGTATCCGGCCCTGTTCGGAGTTGAGGAGTCGCAGCGGCGCGCGGATGAGTTGGTGCAGTCGGGTTGCGCCGCGCTGGACAGCTTCGGCGAACCGGCGAAGACGTTGAAGGGGTTGGCGAAGTTTTTGGTGGAAAGGAAGAAATGA
- a CDS encoding ATP-dependent DNA ligase — protein MPRKKLTNHKSRDRIGAGALPEEALEADFPDIDLPIKPPYPPMEAKSVSEIPSGPGWLYEPKWDGFRCLAFRSADQVLLQSKAGQPLGRYFPELVAALSQLPAPRFVFDGEIVIFSDGHLSFDELLMRIHPAESRIRKLAAETPVTLMCFDLLVDRKGKSLVELPLADRRPRLEDFFHQLEGDHSFKKLKKLIQLSPATPKRQKAETWMDQLAATGLDGIVAKQLDQPYRSGERTSMVKIKRIRTADCVVGGFRYAEKGGGVGSLLLGLYNDQKLLDHVGFTSSFNKEQRKKLKGILEPLIGPPGFTGRAPGGPSRWSTKRSTEWQPLQPKLVCEVQYDHFSGGRFRHGTKFLRWRPDKKPRQCTFDQLKSRTIEGTAAPNLLESAV, from the coding sequence ATGCCCCGAAAGAAACTCACAAACCACAAAAGCCGCGACCGGATCGGTGCCGGCGCTCTTCCAGAAGAAGCTCTGGAAGCCGATTTCCCAGATATCGACCTTCCAATCAAACCTCCTTATCCGCCCATGGAGGCCAAATCCGTCTCTGAAATCCCCTCTGGTCCCGGCTGGCTCTATGAGCCCAAGTGGGACGGCTTCCGCTGCCTCGCATTCCGCAGCGCAGATCAGGTTCTGCTGCAGTCCAAAGCCGGGCAGCCGCTCGGCCGCTACTTTCCCGAACTGGTTGCTGCGCTCAGCCAACTGCCCGCACCAAGATTCGTATTCGATGGCGAGATTGTCATTTTTTCGGACGGACACCTGTCCTTCGACGAGCTGCTCATGCGCATTCATCCGGCTGAGTCCCGCATCCGCAAGCTGGCCGCCGAAACTCCTGTAACCCTAATGTGCTTTGATCTCCTGGTGGACAGGAAGGGAAAGTCGCTGGTCGAGCTTCCGTTGGCTGATCGCCGACCCAGGCTGGAGGATTTCTTCCATCAACTCGAAGGCGACCACTCATTCAAGAAGCTGAAAAAGTTAATTCAACTTTCTCCCGCCACCCCCAAGCGCCAAAAAGCTGAAACATGGATGGATCAACTCGCAGCTACGGGCCTGGACGGCATCGTTGCCAAGCAGCTCGATCAGCCTTACCGCTCCGGTGAACGCACTTCGATGGTCAAGATCAAGCGTATTCGCACCGCTGACTGTGTGGTCGGCGGTTTTCGATACGCGGAAAAGGGAGGCGGAGTGGGTTCGCTGCTGCTCGGCCTGTACAACGACCAGAAATTACTTGATCACGTGGGGTTTACTTCCAGCTTCAATAAAGAACAGCGCAAAAAATTAAAAGGAATCCTCGAGCCGCTTATCGGCCCGCCCGGGTTTACCGGTCGGGCTCCTGGAGGCCCAAGCCGCTGGAGCACCAAACGCTCTACCGAATGGCAGCCTCTCCAGCCTAAATTGGTTTGCGAAGTTCAGTACGACCACTTCTCCGGCGGACGCTTCCGGCATGGCACCAAGTTTTTACGTTGGCGTCCGGACAAGAAACCGCGCCAGTGCACTTTCGACCAGCTGAAATCGCGCACAATCGAGGGCACCGCCGCGCCCAATTTACTTGAGTCTGCGGTATGA
- a CDS encoding prepilin-type N-terminal cleavage/methylation domain-containing protein — translation MKRKKGFSLIELLIVVAIILIIAAIAIPNLLRAKISADEASAVASIKAINTAELSYQTAYPTTGYAPNLSSLGGANPCNPSPASACLIDNTLAIGMKSGYNFAAVGGNPVNGVNTTYVAGAAPTSYNQSGVRQFCSSEDNVIRWDANTGKSTSPPSAAQCQGFTSLQ, via the coding sequence ATGAAACGGAAAAAGGGTTTTTCCTTAATTGAGCTGCTAATTGTAGTAGCTATCATATTGATCATCGCTGCTATTGCCATTCCCAACCTGCTGCGGGCAAAAATTTCGGCTGACGAAGCCTCGGCAGTCGCCTCTATCAAAGCCATCAACACAGCTGAACTCTCCTACCAGACGGCATATCCGACAACCGGTTATGCGCCAAATTTGAGCAGCCTGGGAGGAGCGAATCCGTGTAATCCATCGCCCGCCAGCGCCTGCCTGATTGACAACACCCTGGCGATCGGCATGAAGAGTGGATATAACTTTGCCGCGGTGGGAGGAAATCCGGTAAACGGCGTCAATACGACCTACGTCGCCGGGGCTGCGCCTACCAGCTACAACCAGTCCGGAGTGCGCCAGTTCTGCTCCAGCGAGGACAACGTGATCCGCTGGGATGCGAATACCGGCAAGAGCACTTCTCCGCCGAGCGCGGCGCAGTGCCAAGGATTTACCTCACTGCAATAG
- a CDS encoding exodeoxyribonuclease VII small subunit has protein sequence MPKFEECLQRLEKIVGELEKGDIPLEKSLALFEEGMQLSTTCRKELEQAEGKVEILLKQNGKLQAEPFEPAIEKAETRK, from the coding sequence TTGCCGAAGTTTGAAGAGTGCCTGCAACGGTTGGAAAAAATAGTGGGTGAGCTGGAAAAGGGCGATATTCCGCTAGAGAAGTCGCTTGCGCTTTTTGAAGAAGGAATGCAACTTTCGACCACCTGCCGCAAGGAGCTGGAACAGGCGGAAGGTAAAGTCGAGATCCTGTTAAAGCAAAACGGAAAATTACAGGCCGAACCCTTCGAGCCCGCAATAGAGAAAGCGGAGACGAGAAAGTAA